One stretch of Euphorbia lathyris chromosome 7, ddEupLath1.1, whole genome shotgun sequence DNA includes these proteins:
- the LOC136234761 gene encoding chaperone protein dnaJ 11, chloroplastic-like gives MASISSIPSLTSSSTHFSGKKFPADGIHPLPSRVNFRPLRVSAACANSTADRTSSRIASHGSLYEVLEIQNGASFGEIKSAYRKLARVLHPDVAAEGEKENRAYEFMKIHEAYETLSDPEKRSEYDRSLFRGVRAPISSPYMKSANAATVASYAAASGFSRSRRRRWETDQCW, from the coding sequence ATGGCTTCCATTTCTTCTATTCCCTCTCTCACTTCTTCCTCCACTCATTTCTCCGGCAAGAAATTCCCCGCCGATGGAATTCATCCTCTCCCCTCTCGTGTCAATTTCCGTCCTCTCCGTGTCTCCGCTGCCTGCGCCAACAGCACCGCCGATAGAACATCCTCCCGCATTGCATCGCATGGATCGTTGTATGAAGTTTTAGAGATTCAGAACGGCGCCTCTTTTGGAGAGATCAAATCTGCTTATCGGAAACTGGCGAGAGTTTTACATCCCGATGTCGCAGCTGAAGGTGAAAAGGAGAACAGAGCTTACGAGTTCATGAAAATACACGAAGCTTATGAAACTCTTTCCGATCCCGAGAAACGATCTGAGTATGATCGCTCGCTGTTCCGGGGAGTACGAGCGCCGATAAGTTCTCCGTATATGAAATCAGCGAATGCAGCCACAGTAGCGAGTTATGCAGCAGCTTCTGGATTTTCCAGATCTCGTCGGAGGAGATGGGAAACCGATCAGTGCTGGTAG